From a single Leptidea sinapis chromosome 1, ilLepSina1.1, whole genome shotgun sequence genomic region:
- the LOC126969890 gene encoding coiled-coil domain-containing protein 42 homolog, whose translation MKKSLKDLAPIVIPQGPPVESTPEYYKSLMESSRMISKYPVWDVARPTPQVLMEQARRDLMEADEKLALKREEERRNRTEMDAKWQELREKEMVLKDSFISFNKFIRENQEKRERAERKMEADLEVLERKSRETEEMKRKVEEMEEVRALMEKQVQDYTIYEEYLTSVVQSYPEFKQPLDVLNRYEALAAAKNTLADRQERDLEMLESARQEIAALTEEKKLFIMGLNNTLADLRWRYDKVRNRVIKWELALNRLKETAARRHVELCHVRSAIWGLYVKISKQKGLAIDVQPDDFEQQLVVIMRALIELRRIYRLAQRRSKEKDAESMQTA comes from the exons ATGAAGAAGTCATTGAAGGACCTGGCCCCGATCGTTATCCCACAGGGACCGCCGGTGGAATCCACCCCGGAGTACTACAAGTCTCTCATGGAGAGCTCCAGAATGATCAG CAAATACCCAGTATGGGACGTGGCCCGGCCAACCCCACAGGTGCTGATGGAACAGGCGCGTCGAGACCTGATGGAAGCGGATGAGAAGCTGGCTCTCAAGCGAGAAGAGGAACGCCGCAACCGCACTGAAATGGATGCCAAGTGGCAGGAGCTGAGGGAGAAGGAGATGGTGCTCAAGGACTCCTTCATCAGCTTTAATAAG TTCATCCGCGAAAATCAAGAGAAGCGTGAGCGAGCTGAACGCAAGATGGAGGCTGACCTCGAGGTGCTGGAGCGGAAGAGCAGGGAGACGGAGGAGATGAAGCGAAAAGTGGAAGAGATGGAGGAGGTGCGCGCGCTCATGGAGAAGCAGGTCCAAGACTACACAATATACGAG GAGTATCTGACATCAGTTGTGCAAAGTTATCCGGAGTTCAAGCAACCTTTGGACGTCCTTAACAGATACGAAGCTCTGG CTGCAGCAAAGAATACACTCGCTGACCGCCAGGAACGAGACCTAGAGATGCTGGAGTCTGCTCGCCAGGAGATCGCAGCACTCACCGAAGAGAAGAAGCTGTTCATCATGGGCCTGAACAACACGCTCGCAGATTTGAGG TGGCGTTATGACAAGGTCCGCAACCGCGTCATAAAGTGGGAGTTAGCCCTCAACCGGCTGAAGGAGACGGCAGCGAGGCGCCACGTGGAGTTATGCCACGTGCGCTCCGCAATCTGGGGCCTGTATGTGAAGATCAGCAAGCAGAAGGGGCTGGCCATCGACGTGCAGCCTGATGACTTCGAACAGCAGCTGGTGGTCATCATGAGGGCCCTGATCGAACTCAGGAGGATCTACAGGCTGGCGCAGCGGAGGTCCAAAGAAAA AGATGCAGAGTCCATGCAGACAGCGTGA